In a genomic window of Streptomyces koelreuteriae:
- a CDS encoding glycogen debranching N-terminal domain-containing protein, producing the protein MTGRGLEGFYRGGRRVLSRCEIRVGGREPLAVQARMASADRARFVGTLRTSPQAGPDPDVIVERNRFADGTERITLHSAAHRPMRLPVEVTLGTDLADLGSIASGTAGPELPASVHSSGLRWTCPTGNASVTAEPPPSDALASAGLLRWELDLPPGGSSSLELRVRQDGAGPLRAVGRAATSPLAAACAEGDDPRVAALLRTSIEDLQALLLRDSANPADTHLAAGAPWRCGLAPADALVAARMALPLGTGLAAGTLRILARTQLTGPGPQFGMIPGPRRDAGPYLPPQCTGTEATLLFPVLLAEARRWGLGEQETEELLPVAERCLTWLRTTVGDNVYLRDPHPGGPIRCETQAHAHRAALLGADLLDACGRTGAAALREWAQVLRPAFREDFWLDDRGGGRPAAARAPDGRPVPHLGVAAVHLLDTGLLGGGALAPGLLDKVQTEKLARLLGSPVMDSGWGLRGLGAKEPGFNPFGHRAGAVRIQETALAVAGLAAAGYEKEASSLLRGVLEAAETFGHRLPEMYAGEQRTEGSAPLPHPAACRPAATPAAAGVLLLTTLAGIRPDAPAGTVTLRPVRSAPLGKVGFTGLRVVGAPFSVRVSRLGLVMVEEAADGLQLGA; encoded by the coding sequence ATGACCGGCCGGGGGCTGGAGGGGTTCTACCGCGGCGGTCGGCGCGTGCTCTCCCGGTGCGAGATCCGTGTGGGCGGGCGGGAACCTCTCGCGGTGCAGGCCCGCATGGCCTCGGCCGACCGCGCCAGGTTCGTGGGCACGCTCCGCACGTCCCCGCAGGCCGGCCCGGACCCGGACGTGATCGTGGAACGCAACCGCTTCGCGGACGGCACGGAGCGGATCACCCTGCACAGCGCGGCTCACCGACCCATGCGCCTGCCGGTCGAGGTGACCCTGGGCACCGACCTGGCCGACCTCGGTTCGATCGCCTCGGGCACCGCGGGACCCGAACTGCCCGCCAGCGTCCACAGCTCCGGCCTGCGCTGGACCTGCCCCACCGGCAACGCGTCCGTCACGGCCGAACCACCTCCCTCGGACGCCCTGGCCTCGGCCGGGCTGCTGCGGTGGGAGCTCGACCTGCCGCCGGGTGGAAGCAGCAGCCTGGAACTGCGGGTGCGGCAGGATGGCGCGGGGCCTCTCCGCGCCGTGGGCCGTGCAGCGACCAGCCCCCTGGCCGCGGCGTGCGCGGAAGGCGACGACCCCAGAGTCGCCGCCCTCTTACGGACCAGCATCGAGGACCTCCAGGCCCTCCTGCTGCGTGACTCCGCGAACCCCGCCGACACCCATCTCGCGGCCGGGGCACCCTGGCGCTGCGGTCTGGCACCCGCCGATGCGCTCGTCGCCGCCCGGATGGCCCTGCCGCTCGGCACCGGCCTGGCAGCGGGAACGCTGCGGATCCTCGCCCGGACCCAACTCACCGGACCGGGACCGCAGTTCGGGATGATCCCCGGCCCGAGACGGGACGCCGGGCCTTACCTTCCGCCGCAGTGCACCGGTACGGAGGCGACACTGCTCTTCCCCGTCCTGCTCGCGGAAGCCCGGCGCTGGGGGCTCGGCGAACAGGAGACGGAGGAACTGCTGCCCGTCGCCGAGCGCTGCCTGACCTGGCTGCGGACCACGGTGGGCGACAACGTGTACCTGCGCGACCCGCACCCGGGCGGACCCATCCGCTGCGAGACACAGGCCCACGCGCACCGCGCCGCACTGCTCGGTGCCGATCTGCTCGACGCCTGCGGCCGTACCGGAGCAGCGGCACTCCGGGAGTGGGCGCAGGTCTTACGGCCCGCCTTCCGGGAGGACTTCTGGCTCGACGACCGCGGGGGCGGCAGGCCCGCGGCGGCACGTGCCCCCGACGGCAGGCCCGTGCCTCATCTTGGTGTGGCCGCCGTCCATCTCCTCGACACCGGGCTGCTGGGCGGGGGTGCCCTGGCACCCGGTCTGCTCGACAAGGTCCAGACCGAGAAGCTCGCCCGGCTGCTCGGCAGCCCCGTCATGGACTCGGGCTGGGGTCTGCGTGGACTGGGCGCGAAGGAACCGGGATTCAACCCGTTCGGCCATCGCGCCGGGGCCGTACGGATCCAGGAGACGGCACTCGCCGTCGCCGGTCTGGCCGCCGCGGGCTACGAGAAGGAGGCGAGTTCGCTGCTGCGCGGCGTACTCGAGGCCGCCGAGACCTTCGGCCACCGCCTGCCCGAGATGTACGCGGGCGAACAGCGTACGGAGGGAAGCGCTCCCCTCCCGCACCCTGCGGCCTGCCGCCCCGCGGCCACCCCGGCGGCGGCCGGAGTCCTGCTGCTTACCACGCTCGCAGGGATCCGCCCCGACGCCCCGGCCGGGACCGTCACCCTGCGCCCGGTGCGCAGCGCACCCCTGGGCAAGGTCGGCTTCACGGGGCTGCGCGTGGTGGGCGCCCCGTTCTCCGTGCGGGTCAGCCGGCTCGGCCTCGTCATGGTCGAGGAGGCGGCCGACGGACTGCAGCTGGGTGCCTGA
- a CDS encoding DUF4192 domain-containing protein, which translates to MTNHSEATGSPENGDITGPDAPGNRKDGGQRKREPNAGETAGQHVPGPAHDGHGGEHQVTLRTPAELADALPYLLGYRPEDSIVLVALHDKDGRGRFGGRARLGIPANADDWPSAAGQLAHGLVTGSERRGARPESMVAFLCQEPRKGETGQQVMERLRPLAQRLRVECGSRDVVVVEALCISEGRYWSYCCDNAACCPQVGAPMGLPGTSVLAAAATYAGIQVRGTLRELRARLLPWENAAALEQETALDTASMALVPRLLDEVGRASVADETLELAGRVLDRFAKARPVSGMLLADLRDDELLGYDEAARLILGLQDRATRDRAAEWMEGDEAARALRLWRTLARRCVGPYGEHAAAPLTLAGWVAWSTGDELEAREALAMALGADPDYLFARLLHQACNEGLDPESIRSCLRAERDGRGRAVVDHAMIRAHAAAEAVEQETVAPQPDPEPKPAAAPSRRRRSRTTGAADTASGRTRTGRDTSTPLALERKPAGTTRPAGAAEAGTRPERATTGPARPGSARAGGTRPRASRRATASCRDAGQESVQPGHGTEGEG; encoded by the coding sequence ATGACGAACCACAGCGAAGCGACTGGCTCCCCCGAGAACGGCGACATCACCGGGCCCGACGCACCGGGCAACCGCAAGGACGGTGGGCAGCGGAAGCGGGAGCCGAACGCGGGCGAAACGGCCGGACAGCACGTCCCCGGCCCCGCGCACGACGGTCACGGCGGCGAGCATCAGGTCACCCTGCGCACCCCGGCCGAACTGGCCGACGCCCTGCCGTATCTGCTCGGATACCGCCCCGAGGACAGCATCGTCCTGGTCGCCCTGCACGACAAGGACGGCCGCGGACGGTTCGGAGGGCGGGCCCGGCTCGGTATCCCCGCCAACGCGGACGACTGGCCGTCCGCGGCCGGACAACTGGCCCACGGCCTGGTGACGGGCAGCGAGCGCCGAGGGGCCAGGCCCGAGTCGATGGTCGCCTTCCTCTGCCAGGAGCCGCGGAAGGGCGAGACCGGGCAGCAGGTCATGGAGCGGCTGAGGCCGCTGGCCCAGAGGCTGCGCGTCGAGTGCGGCTCCCGGGACGTGGTGGTGGTCGAGGCGCTGTGCATCTCGGAGGGGCGCTACTGGTCGTACTGCTGTGACAACGCGGCATGCTGCCCGCAGGTGGGAGCACCCATGGGCCTCCCCGGCACCTCCGTGCTGGCCGCCGCGGCCACCTACGCGGGGATCCAGGTGCGCGGCACGCTGAGGGAGCTGCGGGCCCGGCTGCTGCCCTGGGAGAACGCCGCCGCCCTCGAACAGGAGACGGCTCTCGACACCGCCAGCATGGCGCTGGTCCCGAGGCTCCTGGACGAGGTGGGCCGCGCCTCCGTGGCCGATGAGACGCTGGAACTGGCCGGGAGGGTCCTGGACCGCTTCGCCAAGGCGAGGCCCGTTTCCGGCATGCTCCTGGCCGACCTCCGCGACGACGAACTTCTCGGATACGACGAGGCCGCACGGTTGATCCTCGGTCTCCAGGACCGCGCGACCCGCGACCGCGCGGCCGAGTGGATGGAGGGAGACGAGGCCGCACGTGCCCTTCGTCTCTGGCGGACGCTGGCCCGCCGCTGCGTCGGACCCTACGGCGAGCACGCCGCCGCGCCGCTCACTCTCGCCGGCTGGGTCGCCTGGTCCACCGGCGACGAGCTGGAGGCCAGGGAAGCCCTCGCCATGGCCCTGGGCGCGGATCCCGACTACCTCTTCGCCCGTCTCCTGCACCAGGCCTGCAACGAAGGCCTCGACCCGGAATCGATCCGCTCCTGCCTGCGAGCGGAACGCGACGGCCGTGGGCGAGCGGTCGTCGACCACGCCATGATCCGTGCGCACGCCGCCGCCGAAGCTGTTGAGCAAGAGACAGTGGCGCCGCAGCCCGACCCCGAACCCAAGCCTGCGGCGGCGCCCTCCCGTCGCCGCCGCTCCCGTACTACCGGTGCCGCCGACACCGCCTCCGGCCGTACCCGCACCGGCCGCGACACGAGCACGCCTCTCGCGCTCGAGCGTAAGCCGGCAGGCACCACGCGCCCGGCCGGCGCCGCGGAAGCCGGCACACGCCCCGAGCGTGCGACGACGGGGCCCGCGCGGCCCGGCAGTGCGCGCGCGGGCGGTACCCGTCCGCGTGCCTCACGGAGGGCAACCGCCTCCTGCCGGGACGCGGGGCAGGAAAGCGTCCAGCCCGGCCACGGTACGGAGGGGGAGGGGTGA
- a CDS encoding RecQ family ATP-dependent DNA helicase has translation MEHTSNADLRAAADTVLARLVGDVSGGARLREDQWRAIEALVADRRRALVVQRTGWGKSAVYFVATSLLRARGSGPTVIVSPLLALMRNQVEAAARAGIHARTINSSNTEEWEAVQAEIAAGEVDVLLVSPERLNNPDFRDQVLPRLAAATGLLVVDEAHCISDWGHDFRPDYRRLRTMLADLPPGVPVLATTATANARVTADVAEQLGTGGSSDALVLRGPLDRDSLSLSVLRLPDAAHRMAWLAEHLDELPGSGIIYTLTVAAAEEVTAFLRQRGHTVSSYTGKTENADRQQAEEDLLANKVKALVATSALGMGFDKPDLGFVVHLGSPSSPIAYYQQVGRAGRGVEHAEVLLLPGKEDEAIWKYFASLAFPSEDLVRRTLDLLAHAEKPLSLPALEPLVELRRSRLETMLKVLDVDGAVKRVKGGWISTGQPWTYDAERYAWVARQRETEQQAMRAYASTADCRMEFLQRQLDDEAAKPCGRCDNCTGPRFVAETSEEALDAARVDLGRAGVEVEPRRMWPTGLPAIGVDLKGRIPAGEQATSGRALGRLSDIGWGNRLRPLLAPQAPDGPVPDDVAKAVVGVLADWAKGPGGWAAGASEAQPRPVGVVTLPSRTRPALIHSLGARIAEVGRLPLLGAIEYTGDAYPSSRSNSAQRLKALDGALTVPPALASALAEAQGPVLLVDDYTETGWTLAVAARMLRRSGAQGVLPLVLALQG, from the coding sequence ATGGAGCACACGAGCAACGCGGATCTACGGGCGGCGGCCGACACGGTCCTCGCCCGTCTCGTCGGGGACGTCTCGGGAGGTGCCCGGCTGCGCGAGGACCAGTGGCGGGCGATCGAGGCGCTGGTCGCCGACAGACGACGTGCCCTGGTCGTCCAGCGCACGGGATGGGGCAAGTCCGCGGTCTACTTCGTGGCGACCTCGCTCCTGCGGGCGCGGGGCAGCGGCCCGACGGTGATCGTCTCCCCACTGCTCGCCCTCATGCGGAACCAGGTCGAGGCGGCGGCCCGAGCCGGCATCCACGCCCGGACCATCAACTCCTCGAACACCGAGGAGTGGGAGGCCGTCCAGGCCGAGATCGCCGCGGGAGAGGTGGACGTCCTGCTGGTCAGTCCGGAGCGGCTCAACAACCCGGACTTCCGGGATCAGGTGCTGCCCCGGCTCGCGGCCGCCACCGGGCTCCTGGTGGTGGACGAGGCCCACTGCATCTCCGACTGGGGCCACGACTTCCGGCCGGACTACCGCCGGCTGCGCACCATGCTCGCCGACCTCCCGCCCGGTGTGCCGGTGCTCGCGACCACGGCCACGGCCAACGCGCGCGTGACGGCCGATGTCGCGGAGCAGCTCGGCACGGGCGGCAGCTCGGACGCCCTCGTGCTGCGGGGCCCACTGGACCGCGACAGCCTGAGTCTGAGCGTGCTGCGGCTGCCGGACGCCGCGCATCGGATGGCCTGGCTCGCCGAGCACCTCGACGAACTGCCGGGCTCAGGGATCATCTACACACTCACCGTGGCCGCCGCCGAGGAGGTCACCGCCTTCCTCCGGCAGCGCGGGCACACGGTCTCCTCGTACACGGGCAAGACGGAGAACGCCGATCGCCAGCAGGCCGAGGAGGACCTGCTCGCCAACAAGGTGAAGGCGCTGGTCGCCACCTCTGCGCTTGGCATGGGCTTCGACAAGCCCGACCTGGGCTTCGTGGTGCACCTCGGCTCGCCCTCCTCCCCCATCGCCTACTACCAGCAGGTCGGCCGCGCGGGACGCGGTGTGGAGCACGCCGAGGTGCTCCTGCTCCCGGGGAAGGAGGACGAGGCGATCTGGAAGTACTTCGCGTCGCTCGCCTTCCCCTCGGAAGACCTGGTGCGCCGCACGCTCGATCTCCTCGCGCACGCGGAGAAGCCCTTGTCGCTGCCCGCCCTGGAACCCTTGGTGGAACTGCGCAGGTCCCGGCTGGAGACCATGCTCAAGGTCCTCGACGTGGACGGCGCGGTCAAGCGGGTCAAGGGCGGTTGGATCTCCACCGGACAGCCTTGGACGTACGACGCCGAGCGGTACGCGTGGGTGGCGCGTCAGCGGGAGACCGAGCAGCAAGCCATGCGCGCGTACGCGTCGACGGCGGACTGCCGCATGGAGTTCCTGCAGCGCCAGCTCGACGACGAGGCCGCCAAGCCGTGCGGTCGCTGCGACAACTGCACGGGCCCGCGCTTCGTGGCGGAAACGTCAGAGGAGGCACTCGACGCCGCGCGCGTGGACCTGGGCCGGGCGGGAGTCGAGGTGGAGCCCCGCCGTATGTGGCCCACGGGGCTGCCGGCGATCGGGGTGGACCTCAAGGGCCGTATCCCGGCCGGCGAACAGGCCACGTCGGGGCGGGCTTTGGGGCGTCTGTCGGACATCGGCTGGGGCAACCGGCTGCGGCCCCTGCTCGCACCCCAGGCCCCCGACGGGCCCGTTCCGGACGACGTGGCGAAGGCCGTGGTGGGCGTGCTGGCCGACTGGGCCAAGGGCCCGGGTGGCTGGGCGGCCGGCGCGTCGGAGGCCCAGCCGCGCCCGGTCGGTGTCGTGACTCTGCCGTCCCGCACCCGCCCCGCGTTGATCCACTCTCTGGGGGCGCGCATCGCTGAAGTGGGTCGGCTCCCGCTGCTGGGTGCCATCGAGTACACCGGCGACGCGTACCCGAGCTCCCGGAGCAACAGCGCCCAGCGGCTGAAGGCACTCGACGGCGCTCTGACCGTGCCGCCCGCTCTCGCCTCCGCCCTGGCCGAGGCCCAGGGCCCGGTCCTCCTCGTGGACGACTACACGGAGACCGGGTGGACCCTCGCGGTCGCGGCCCGCATGCTCCGACGCTCCGGTGCGCAGGGGGTGTTGCCGCTCGTGCTGGCCTTGCAGGGCTGA
- a CDS encoding ribonuclease HII, whose amino-acid sequence MPYEPPTHTVERSLRATTGAKIVAGVDEVGRGAWAGPVTVCAAITGLRRPPEGLTDSKLLTIKRRTQLAETLRTWVTSYALGHASPEEIDELGMTAALRLAAGRALDGLPVRPDAVILDGKHDYLGAPWRVRTVIKGDQSCVAVAAASVIAKVQRDKMMAELGIDHADFGFADNAGYPSPVHKAALAERGPTPYHRLSWAYLDALPQWRHLKKVRSWADGSVPEIEGQLGFDF is encoded by the coding sequence ATGCCGTACGAACCACCTACTCACACCGTCGAGCGCTCCCTTCGAGCCACGACCGGAGCGAAGATCGTTGCAGGTGTCGACGAGGTGGGGCGCGGCGCGTGGGCCGGCCCGGTCACCGTCTGCGCTGCGATCACCGGACTGCGCCGGCCGCCCGAGGGTCTCACGGACTCGAAGCTGCTCACCATCAAGCGACGCACCCAACTCGCCGAGACGCTGCGGACGTGGGTGACGTCGTACGCCCTGGGTCATGCCTCCCCGGAGGAGATAGACGAACTGGGGATGACGGCCGCGCTGCGCCTCGCTGCGGGGCGTGCGCTGGATGGCCTGCCGGTCCGCCCGGACGCGGTCATCCTGGATGGCAAGCATGACTATCTCGGTGCGCCTTGGCGGGTCCGTACGGTGATCAAGGGCGACCAGTCCTGCGTGGCGGTGGCCGCGGCCTCGGTGATCGCCAAGGTTCAGCGCGACAAAATGATGGCCGAACTGGGTATCGACCATGCAGACTTCGGTTTTGCGGACAACGCCGGGTATCCATCCCCCGTGCACAAGGCCGCACTGGCGGAGCGGGGCCCCACCCCCTACCACCGGTTGTCATGGGCGTATCTTGATGCGCTGCCCCAGTGGCGGCACCTCAAGAAGGTCCGCAGCTGGGCGGACGGAAGTGTTCCGGAAATCGAGGGTCAGCTCGGCTTCGATTTCTGA
- a CDS encoding TetR/AcrR family transcriptional regulator — MVTPSWVDAPAQTAARRRGAVLERAILDAALDQLSTVGWNGLTMEGVAAGAQTGKAAVYRRWPSKEDLVADALRAGLPHFDEAPDEGGVREDLLVLCLRARDAMFSRPGVALRSVIHECDTTQAERFHAVIFDGVVEPTIKMLREVIERGMRRGEVRPDAANGYVFDAIPAMMMYRSKMCGCEWQDHEIEEMIDELMVPLLRPGGS; from the coding sequence ATGGTTACCCCGAGCTGGGTGGATGCCCCCGCTCAGACAGCCGCCCGCCGCCGCGGCGCCGTGCTCGAGCGCGCGATCCTCGACGCCGCCTTGGATCAACTCAGCACCGTCGGCTGGAACGGCCTGACGATGGAGGGCGTCGCCGCCGGAGCCCAGACCGGCAAGGCCGCGGTCTACCGACGCTGGCCGTCGAAGGAGGATCTTGTCGCCGACGCTCTGCGTGCCGGTCTGCCGCATTTCGACGAGGCGCCCGACGAGGGTGGGGTGCGCGAGGATCTCTTGGTGCTGTGTCTGCGAGCCCGGGACGCGATGTTCTCCCGTCCTGGCGTCGCGCTTCGCTCGGTGATTCACGAATGCGACACGACGCAGGCCGAGCGGTTTCATGCCGTGATCTTCGACGGGGTCGTGGAGCCCACCATCAAGATGCTGCGAGAGGTCATCGAGCGCGGGATGCGGCGTGGAGAGGTGCGTCCCGATGCCGCGAACGGCTATGTCTTCGATGCCATCCCGGCGATGATGATGTATCGCTCCAAGATGTGCGGCTGCGAATGGCAGGATCATGAAATCGAGGAGATGATCGACGAGTTGATGGTTCCGCTGCTGCGGCCGGGCGGCTCCTGA
- a CDS encoding MFS transporter: protein MTTSPLLQDQKPGAARREGHPGIALTVIAACQLMVVLDATIVNIALPHIQDALKFSTTDLTWVVSSYTLTFGGLLLLGGRAGDILGRRRVFMTGILLFTLASLLGGLAQEPWQLLAARVLQGVGGAIASPTSLALITTTFPEGPERNRAFGVFAAVSAGGGAIGLLAGGMLTEWLDWRWVLFVNVPIGVLIAVLTPLYISESDRHTGRFDIAGAVTSTTGMASLVYGFIRAADEGWRDSLTIGSFGAAVVLLLAFGIIESRAKEPITPLRMFADRNRSGTYVIMLSLAAAMFGMFFYIVLFVQNVLGYSPIEAGLAFLPVTVVIALGAGLSQRFLPVLGPKPFMIAGSTLAMIGLAWQALISSDSSYASGVLGPMLVFGFGMGLNFVTLTLTAVSGVAPHEAGAASGLLNTTQQVGGSLGLAILTTVFGTATRDEAEKQLPQFMAEGSAEQKAEFARTQQLPAPWGHEVLAQGISTAFIPAAAMAALALVTAWLVIRVRKSDLEALAGSAGPGLG, encoded by the coding sequence GTGACAACCTCTCCATTGCTCCAGGACCAGAAGCCAGGTGCGGCCCGCCGGGAAGGACACCCCGGCATCGCACTCACCGTCATCGCGGCCTGCCAACTCATGGTGGTACTCGACGCGACGATTGTGAACATCGCGCTCCCGCACATTCAAGACGCGCTCAAGTTCAGCACCACCGACCTCACCTGGGTCGTCAGCTCTTACACACTCACCTTCGGCGGTCTGCTGCTCCTCGGCGGCCGCGCCGGTGACATCCTCGGCCGCCGCCGGGTCTTCATGACCGGCATCCTGCTGTTCACCCTCGCCTCGCTGCTCGGCGGGCTCGCCCAGGAGCCCTGGCAGTTGCTCGCCGCACGGGTCCTGCAGGGCGTGGGGGGCGCCATCGCGTCGCCCACCTCGCTGGCACTCATCACCACCACGTTCCCCGAGGGCCCGGAGCGCAACCGGGCCTTCGGAGTCTTCGCCGCCGTGTCCGCCGGCGGTGGCGCCATCGGCCTCCTCGCCGGCGGCATGCTCACCGAGTGGCTCGACTGGCGCTGGGTGCTCTTCGTGAACGTGCCGATCGGAGTGCTGATCGCCGTACTCACACCGCTCTACATCAGCGAGTCCGACCGGCACACCGGCCGGTTCGACATCGCGGGTGCGGTGACCTCGACCACGGGCATGGCGTCCCTCGTCTACGGCTTCATCCGGGCGGCTGACGAGGGGTGGCGGGACAGCCTCACCATCGGGTCCTTCGGCGCCGCGGTGGTCCTGCTCCTGGCCTTCGGGATCATCGAGTCCCGGGCCAAGGAACCGATCACCCCGCTGCGGATGTTCGCCGACCGCAACCGCTCGGGCACCTACGTCATCATGCTGAGCCTGGCCGCGGCGATGTTCGGCATGTTCTTCTACATCGTGCTGTTCGTGCAGAACGTGCTCGGCTACAGCCCGATCGAAGCGGGGCTCGCCTTCCTGCCCGTGACGGTCGTGATCGCGCTCGGCGCGGGTCTCTCGCAGCGGTTCCTGCCCGTGCTGGGCCCCAAGCCGTTCATGATCGCCGGCTCGACGCTCGCGATGATCGGACTGGCCTGGCAGGCGCTCATCAGCTCCGACAGTTCCTACGCGAGCGGGGTCCTCGGTCCGATGCTGGTGTTCGGCTTCGGCATGGGGCTGAACTTCGTGACGCTCACGCTCACCGCCGTCTCCGGTGTCGCCCCGCACGAGGCGGGCGCCGCGTCCGGGCTGCTCAACACGACGCAGCAGGTGGGCGGATCGCTGGGCCTGGCCATCCTGACGACGGTCTTCGGCACGGCGACCCGGGACGAGGCGGAGAAGCAGCTTCCGCAGTTCATGGCCGAGGGCTCCGCGGAGCAGAAGGCGGAGTTCGCCCGTACACAGCAACTGCCCGCCCCGTGGGGGCACGAGGTGTTGGCGCAGGGCATCTCGACGGCCTTCATCCCGGCGGCGGCGATGGCCGCCCTCGCCCTGGTCACGGCCTGGCTGGTGATCCGGGTCCGCAAGAGCGACCTGGAGGCACTCGCCGGGTCGGCCGGACCGGGACTCGGCTGA
- a CDS encoding ADP-ribosylglycohydrolase family protein → MTADSSPEGRLDRALASLRGLSVGDALGSQYFVPVNYPLLKRREVPSGPWQWTDDTEMAGSVVAVLAAHHRVDQDALARSFAEHHDFDRGYGPAVNRLLRLVREGGDWRELAAALFNGQGSWGNGAAMRIAPLGAWYAGDPEQATHQAEISAYTTHQHREAVVGAMAVAAAAAFAADPDGPPGAEALLDGVIDLVPKSAVGAGLRRARDMLDYGDPATVAAVLGCGRRTTAHDTVPFALWSAARSLGDYEQAFWTTAQVGGDVDTTCAIVGGVIAAGKAGAPPAEWVERTEPLPEWVPASV, encoded by the coding sequence ATGACCGCTGACTCCTCCCCCGAAGGGCGCCTGGACCGCGCCCTGGCCAGCCTGCGCGGACTGTCCGTCGGTGACGCCCTGGGTTCCCAGTACTTCGTGCCGGTGAACTACCCCCTGCTGAAGCGCCGCGAGGTGCCGTCCGGGCCCTGGCAGTGGACCGACGACACGGAGATGGCCGGTTCCGTCGTCGCCGTCCTGGCCGCCCACCACCGCGTCGACCAGGACGCCCTGGCCCGTTCCTTCGCCGAGCACCACGACTTCGACCGCGGCTACGGCCCCGCGGTCAACCGCCTGCTGCGACTCGTCCGGGAGGGCGGGGACTGGCGCGAACTCGCCGCCGCGCTCTTCAACGGCCAGGGGTCCTGGGGCAACGGCGCCGCGATGCGGATCGCCCCGCTGGGCGCCTGGTACGCGGGTGACCCGGAGCAGGCGACCCACCAGGCGGAGATCTCGGCCTACACCACCCACCAGCACCGTGAGGCGGTCGTCGGCGCGATGGCCGTCGCCGCGGCCGCCGCCTTCGCGGCCGACCCCGACGGGCCGCCCGGCGCCGAGGCCCTCCTCGACGGGGTCATCGACCTGGTGCCGAAGAGTGCCGTGGGCGCGGGGCTGCGCCGGGCCCGGGACATGCTCGACTACGGCGACCCGGCCACGGTGGCGGCGGTACTGGGGTGCGGCCGACGCACGACCGCCCACGACACCGTGCCTTTCGCCCTCTGGTCGGCGGCGAGGAGCCTCGGTGACTACGAGCAGGCGTTCTGGACGACCGCGCAGGTCGGCGGGGATGTCGACACCACCTGCGCCATCGTCGGCGGCGTGATCGCCGCGGGCAAGGCAGGGGCACCGCCCGCCGAGTGGGTGGAGCGGACGGAACCGCTTCCGGAGTGGGTGCCCGCGTCGGTCTAG
- a CDS encoding histidine phosphatase family protein, giving the protein MARPRRIVLVRHGESTGNVDDSVYERVPDHALSLTEKGRRQAEATGERLRERFGGERVSVYVSPYRRTHETLRSFHLDPDLIRVREEPRLREQDWGNWQDRDEVRLQKAYRDAYGHFFYRFAQGESGADVYDRVGGFLESLFRSFEDPDHPPNVLIVTHGLAMRLFCMRWFHWTVAEFESLANPGNGEVRMLVLGEDGKYTLDRPFDRWRDPEPYGITG; this is encoded by the coding sequence ATGGCACGACCACGGCGCATCGTCCTTGTCCGGCACGGCGAGTCAACGGGCAATGTTGATGACTCCGTGTACGAGCGTGTACCCGACCACGCCCTGTCGCTGACCGAGAAGGGCCGGCGACAGGCGGAGGCGACGGGCGAGCGGCTGCGTGAACGGTTCGGCGGTGAGCGCGTCAGTGTGTACGTCTCCCCTTACCGCCGTACGCACGAGACGCTGCGCTCCTTCCATCTCGACCCCGACCTCATACGCGTACGCGAGGAGCCCCGGCTGCGCGAGCAGGACTGGGGCAACTGGCAGGACCGGGACGAGGTCCGTCTCCAGAAGGCCTACCGGGACGCGTACGGCCACTTCTTCTACCGTTTCGCCCAGGGCGAGTCCGGCGCCGATGTCTACGACCGGGTCGGCGGCTTCCTGGAGAGCCTGTTCCGCAGCTTCGAGGACCCCGACCACCCGCCGAACGTCCTCATCGTGACCCACGGTCTGGCCATGCGGCTGTTCTGCATGCGGTGGTTCCACTGGACGGTCGCGGAGTTCGAGTCGCTGGCGAACCCGGGGAACGGCGAGGTGCGGATGCTCGTTCTGGGGGAGGACGGCAAGTACACGCTTGACCGGCCGTTCGACCGCTGGCGAGATCCCGAACCCTACGGGATCACCGGATAG
- a CDS encoding YdbC family protein: MLVKWIRCTVVDRRGFERGQRKWAGLLGEPGFRGQGGGWSRGRPDVAHIFAFWESRAFYDSFMARSHDRLATAQSGTFKDAQVRLFDYRFDVKTGFEPRFTDADLLRVALCRVHEERAEHFVLMQEKVWNPAMAGSPGMVRGLFGEAPGHEFLVLSMWRSDAEHGKYRTERVERLALRAQTEADVAALTGDIVGMESSWTV; the protein is encoded by the coding sequence GTGCTGGTCAAGTGGATTCGCTGCACCGTGGTGGACCGCCGCGGTTTCGAGCGGGGGCAGCGGAAGTGGGCGGGGCTTCTGGGGGAGCCGGGGTTTCGCGGGCAGGGGGGTGGATGGAGCCGGGGGCGGCCGGATGTGGCACACATATTCGCGTTCTGGGAGAGCCGTGCCTTCTACGACTCCTTCATGGCGCGGTCCCACGACCGGCTGGCGACGGCCCAGTCGGGCACCTTCAAGGACGCTCAGGTCAGGCTCTTCGACTACCGCTTCGACGTGAAGACCGGCTTCGAACCGCGCTTCACGGACGCCGACCTGCTGCGGGTGGCGCTCTGCCGTGTCCACGAGGAGCGGGCCGAGCATTTCGTGCTCATGCAGGAGAAGGTCTGGAACCCGGCGATGGCCGGCTCTCCCGGCATGGTGCGCGGGCTGTTCGGCGAGGCGCCCGGGCACGAGTTCCTGGTGCTGTCGATGTGGCGCTCGGACGCCGAGCACGGCAAGTACCGCACCGAGCGTGTGGAGCGGCTCGCCCTGAGGGCCCAGACAGAGGCGGACGTGGCGGCGCTCACCGGGGACATCGTGGGTATGGAGTCGAGCTGGACCGTCTGA